In the genome of Chloroflexota bacterium, the window TGATCGAGAGCGGCGGGCACCCCGAGGTTCGGGTTGTCGGCGTGCAGGCGCCACACCGCGTGATCCGGGTGGCGGACGTGGAGTCGATCCAGGCCGACGCGTCGTTGCGGGCCGCCGACGTCTACCGCAAGGTCTACATCCTGGAGCAGGCCGAGCTTCTGCACCCAGATGCTGCCAACCGCCTGCTCAAGACCATCGAGGAGCCGCCGCCGTCCGTCGTCATGGTCCTGACGACCGTCGATCCTGAGGCGACGCTCGAAACGATTGTGTCGCGCTGCCAGCACCTGCGCCTGAAGCCCCTCGAACGGGAGCGGCTGACCGGCTATCTCGCCCAGCAGAGCAACGTCGAGCCTGAGCGGGCCGAGCTGATCGCCGCGCTGGCCGACGGCTGCGTCGGGCGGGCGCTCGACCTTGCCGGGGACAGCCGGGCGCTCGAACGGCGCGCGAAGCACCTGGACGAGCTGACGGCGCTGCTCTCGGCGGACCGGGTGGGGCGGCTCCAGTTCTCGCGGACCCTCGGGGACCGCTGGTCGAAGGATCAGGACAGCGTGCGCGAGACGCTCCAGGTCTGGCTGCGCTGGTGGCGCGACGTGCTGCTGCTCCAGGGCGGGCTGGCCCATCGGATCGTGAACCTGGACCGGCGAGGGCAACTTGAGC includes:
- a CDS encoding DNA polymerase III subunit → MSTEHPWGIVGHERAVDLLRRSIQHRRIGHAYLISGPLGVGKRTLAVRLAQALNCERLGPGVEHGPLFADEAAAGDPPCGACRRCRLIESGGHPEVRVVGVQAPHRVIRVADVESIQADASLRAADVYRKVYILEQAELLHPDAANRLLKTIEEPPPSVVMVLTTVDPEATLETIVSRCQHLRLKPLERERLTGYLAQQSNVEPERAELIAALADGCVGRALDLAGDSRALERRAKHLDELTALLSADRVGRLQFSRTLGDRWSKDQDSVRETLQVWLRWWRDVLLLQGGLAHRIVNLDRRGQLERLARTLDARQAGAAVESVRDILQMLDQNVNARLALDVVALDLPRTDRVA